From the genome of Streptomyces sp. V1I1, one region includes:
- a CDS encoding peptidylprolyl isomerase, with amino-acid sequence MVSSDQRRRQLAREKFERQQQRRQQSRKRKQRNTIIAAALAVVLAAGAAAYASVGLSNGDKADGSAAGDSQSPSATPSQSESTAPEPAMSIDKKAKYSMALTTNHGDIKIAMDAAKTPHTVNSFKSLADKGFFNGTKCHRLTTQGIFVLQCGDPKGDGTGGPGYTIPDENLTALGKAGADGTVTYPAGTVAMANTGQPHSGGSQYFLVYKATKLPPSYTPFGTMDAAGLKVVEAVAKGGVSGGAQDGAPKKAVTIEKAAVPKV; translated from the coding sequence GTGGTCAGCAGCGATCAGCGGCGGCGGCAGCTCGCCAGGGAGAAGTTCGAGCGCCAGCAGCAGCGTCGGCAGCAGTCACGTAAGAGGAAGCAGCGGAACACGATCATCGCGGCCGCGCTCGCCGTGGTGCTCGCCGCGGGCGCCGCGGCCTATGCCTCGGTCGGGCTGTCCAACGGGGACAAGGCCGACGGCTCGGCGGCGGGCGACAGCCAGTCCCCCAGCGCCACGCCGTCCCAGAGCGAGAGCACCGCGCCCGAGCCCGCCATGTCGATCGACAAGAAGGCGAAGTACTCGATGGCGCTCACGACGAACCACGGCGACATCAAGATCGCGATGGACGCGGCGAAGACCCCGCACACCGTGAACTCCTTCAAGTCTCTGGCGGACAAGGGCTTCTTCAACGGCACGAAGTGCCACCGGCTGACCACGCAGGGCATCTTCGTGCTGCAGTGCGGCGACCCGAAGGGCGACGGCACCGGCGGGCCCGGCTACACGATCCCCGACGAGAATCTGACCGCGCTGGGCAAGGCGGGCGCCGACGGCACCGTGACGTATCCGGCCGGGACCGTGGCGATGGCCAACACCGGTCAGCCGCACTCCGGCGGCAGCCAGTACTTCCTCGTCTACAAGGCCACCAAGCTGCCGCCCAGCTACACGCCGTTCGGAACCATGGACGCGGCGGGCCTGAAGGTCGTCGAGGCCGTGGCGAAGGGCGGCGTCTCGGGCGGGGCGCAGGACGGGGCTCCGAAGAAGGCAGTCACCATTGAGAAGGCGGCCGTACCGAAGGTGTGA
- a CDS encoding MBL fold metallo-hydrolase, whose amino-acid sequence MLIAGFPAGAWGTNCYLVAPAAGEECVIIDPGHQATQGVEEALKKHRLKPVAVVLTHGHIDHVASVVPVCGAHDVPAWIHPADRYMMSDPEKALGLSIGMPLMGELTVGEPDDVKELADGAELRLAGLDFSVAHAPGHTKGSVTFRMPESADVPSVFFSGDLLFAGSIGRTDLPGGDMAEMLESLARVCLPLDDSTVVLSGHGPQTTIGRERAANPYLRDVAAGLGSVEAPRRGM is encoded by the coding sequence GTGCTTATTGCCGGGTTCCCCGCCGGGGCCTGGGGGACCAACTGTTACCTGGTCGCCCCTGCCGCAGGCGAGGAGTGCGTGATCATCGACCCGGGCCACCAGGCCACCCAAGGCGTCGAGGAAGCGCTCAAGAAGCATCGGCTCAAGCCCGTCGCCGTCGTCCTCACCCATGGCCACATCGACCACGTCGCCTCCGTCGTTCCGGTGTGCGGAGCCCATGACGTACCGGCGTGGATCCACCCCGCCGACCGGTACATGATGAGCGACCCGGAGAAGGCGCTGGGCCTGTCGATCGGGATGCCGCTGATGGGCGAGCTGACCGTGGGGGAGCCGGACGACGTCAAGGAACTGGCCGACGGCGCCGAGCTGCGCCTCGCCGGTCTCGACTTCTCGGTCGCCCATGCGCCCGGCCATACGAAGGGGTCGGTGACCTTCCGGATGCCCGAGTCCGCGGACGTGCCGTCCGTGTTCTTCTCGGGCGACCTGCTGTTCGCCGGCTCCATCGGACGCACGGACCTGCCCGGCGGCGACATGGCCGAGATGCTCGAGTCGCTGGCGCGTGTGTGCCTGCCGCTCGACGACTCGACCGTGGTGCTGTCCGGCCACGGCCCCCAGACGACCATCGGCCGTGAGCGCGCCGCCAATCCGTATCTACGCGATGTGGCCGCCGGCCTCGGGAGCGTCGAAGCTCCCCGACGAGGAATGTGA
- the hisS gene encoding histidine--tRNA ligase, producing the protein MSTFQAPKGTYDLIPPASAKYLAVRDAISAPLKNSGYGYIETPGFENVELFSRGVGESTDIVSKEMYAFETKGGDKLALRPEGTASVLRAALEANLHKAGNLPVKLWYSGSYYRYERPQKGRYRHFSQVGAEAIGAEDPALDAELIILADQAYRSLGLRQFRILLNSLGDKECRPVYRDALQGFLRGLELDDDTRRRIEINPLRVLDDKRPEVQKQLVGAPMLRDYLCDACKAYHEEVRELLTAAGVAYEDDEKLVRGLDYYTRSTFEFVHDGLGSQSAVGGGGRYDGLSEMIGGPALPSVGWALGVDRTVLALEAEGIELELPATTSVFAVPLGEEARRVLFGVVTELRRAGVAADFSYGGKGLKGAMKSANRSGARYAIVAGERDLAEGVVQLKDMESGDQSPVALADAVTAIRERLA; encoded by the coding sequence GTGAGCACCTTTCAGGCCCCCAAGGGCACGTACGACCTGATCCCGCCGGCGTCCGCGAAGTACCTGGCGGTGCGCGATGCGATCTCCGCGCCGTTGAAGAACTCCGGCTACGGCTACATCGAGACGCCCGGCTTCGAGAACGTCGAGCTGTTCTCGCGCGGCGTCGGTGAGTCCACCGACATCGTCTCCAAGGAGATGTACGCCTTCGAGACCAAGGGCGGCGACAAGCTCGCGCTGCGCCCCGAAGGCACCGCGTCCGTGCTCCGCGCGGCGCTGGAGGCCAACCTCCACAAGGCCGGCAATCTGCCGGTCAAGCTCTGGTACTCGGGCTCGTACTACCGCTACGAGCGTCCGCAGAAGGGCCGCTACAGGCACTTCTCGCAGGTCGGCGCCGAGGCGATCGGCGCGGAGGACCCGGCCCTCGACGCCGAGCTGATCATCCTGGCCGACCAGGCGTACCGCTCGCTCGGGCTGCGCCAGTTCCGCATCCTGCTGAACTCCCTGGGCGACAAGGAGTGCCGCCCTGTCTACCGGGACGCGCTGCAGGGCTTTCTGCGCGGGCTCGAGCTGGACGACGACACCCGGCGCCGGATCGAGATCAACCCGCTGCGGGTCCTCGACGACAAGCGCCCGGAGGTCCAGAAGCAACTGGTGGGCGCGCCGATGCTGCGCGACTACCTGTGCGACGCGTGCAAGGCGTACCACGAGGAAGTGCGTGAGCTGCTGACCGCGGCGGGCGTCGCGTACGAGGACGACGAGAAGCTGGTGCGCGGCCTCGACTACTACACCCGCTCCACCTTCGAGTTCGTCCACGACGGTCTCGGCTCGCAGTCCGCGGTGGGTGGCGGCGGCCGCTACGACGGCCTCTCCGAGATGATCGGCGGCCCGGCGCTGCCGTCGGTCGGCTGGGCGCTCGGCGTGGACCGCACGGTCCTGGCGCTGGAGGCGGAGGGCATCGAGCTCGAACTCCCCGCCACGACAAGCGTGTTCGCGGTGCCGCTGGGCGAGGAGGCGAGGCGTGTGCTGTTCGGCGTGGTCACCGAGCTGCGCCGGGCGGGGGTGGCCGCGGACTTCAGCTACGGCGGGAAGGGCCTCAAGGGCGCGATGAAGAGCGCGAACCGTTCGGGGGCGCGGTACGCGATCGTGGCCGGTGAGCGCGACCTCGCCGAAGGCGTCGTCCAGCTCAAGGACATGGAGTCCGGCGACCAGTCGCCGGTGGCGCTGGCTGACGCGGTGACCGCGATCCGCGAACGCCTGGCCTGA
- a CDS encoding vitamin K epoxide reductase family protein, which produces MTTAAVDDVSSERDNGSKGTIGGSRGFAWLLVITGAAGLLASWVITIDKFKLLEDPSFTPGCSLNPVVSCGNIMKSEQASAFGFPNPMLGLVTYAMVIAIGVALLAGARYRRWYWLGLNAGTLFGVGFCTWLQYQSLYNINALCLWCSLAWVATIVMFCYVTLHNIKHRIIKVPEGLRKGLLEFHWMPPVLWTGIIGMLVLTRWWDFWTG; this is translated from the coding sequence ATGACGACTGCAGCAGTGGACGATGTCTCCTCCGAGCGCGACAACGGCTCCAAGGGCACGATCGGCGGCAGTCGTGGCTTCGCGTGGCTTCTGGTGATCACGGGTGCTGCCGGGCTGCTGGCTTCGTGGGTCATCACTATCGACAAGTTCAAGCTGCTTGAGGACCCGTCCTTCACGCCGGGGTGCAGTCTGAATCCGGTGGTGTCCTGCGGGAACATCATGAAGAGCGAGCAGGCGTCGGCGTTCGGGTTCCCGAATCCGATGCTCGGGCTTGTCACGTACGCGATGGTGATCGCCATCGGTGTCGCGCTTCTCGCGGGTGCGCGTTACCGGCGCTGGTACTGGCTCGGTCTCAACGCCGGCACCCTCTTCGGCGTCGGCTTCTGCACCTGGCTCCAGTACCAGTCGCTGTACAACATCAACGCGCTGTGCCTGTGGTGCTCGCTGGCCTGGGTCGCCACCATCGTGATGTTCTGCTACGTCACCCTGCACAACATCAAGCACCGGATCATCAAGGTCCCAGAGGGCCTGCGCAAGGGGCTGCTGGAGTTCCACTGGATGCCGCCGGTGCTGTGGACCGGCATCATCGGGATGCTCGTCCTGACCCGCTGGTGGGACTTCTGGACCGGCTGA
- a CDS encoding replication-associated recombination protein A — protein sequence MEPDLFTAAAEERQEKDPSASPLAVRMRPRTLDEVVGQQHLLKPGSPLRRLVGEGGGGPAGPSSVILWGPPGIGKTTLAYVVSKATNKRFVELSAITAGVKEVRAVIDGARRAAGGFGKETVLFLDEIHRFSKAQQDSLLPAVENRWVTLIAATTENPYFSIISPLLSRSLLLTLESLTDEDLSGLLRRALTAGRGLGGAVTLPEDSEAHLLRIAGGDARRALTALEAAAGAAMDKSEKEISLQTLEETVDRAAVKYDRDGDQHYDVASALIKSIRGSDVDAALHYLARMIEAGEDPRFIARRLMISASEDIGLADPTALPTAVAAAQAVAMIGFPEAALTLSHATIALALAPKSNAATTAIGAALADVRAGLAGPVPPHLRDGHYKGAAKLGHAQGYVYPHDVPGAIAVQQYAPDAVHGKHYYEPTRYGAEARYADVVEKVRERLRGD from the coding sequence GTGGAGCCCGACCTCTTTACCGCCGCGGCGGAAGAACGCCAGGAGAAGGACCCGTCTGCCAGCCCCCTGGCCGTCCGGATGCGCCCGCGCACCCTCGATGAAGTCGTCGGCCAGCAGCATCTGCTGAAGCCCGGATCGCCGCTTCGCCGACTCGTCGGCGAGGGCGGCGGCGGCCCCGCCGGCCCCTCCTCGGTGATCCTCTGGGGCCCGCCCGGCATCGGCAAGACGACCCTCGCGTACGTCGTCTCCAAAGCGACCAACAAACGCTTCGTGGAGCTCTCCGCGATCACGGCGGGCGTCAAGGAGGTCCGGGCGGTCATCGATGGCGCCCGCCGGGCCGCGGGCGGCTTCGGCAAGGAGACCGTCCTCTTCCTCGACGAGATCCACCGCTTCTCCAAGGCCCAGCAGGACTCGCTGCTGCCTGCCGTGGAGAACCGCTGGGTGACGCTGATCGCCGCCACCACCGAGAATCCGTACTTCTCGATCATCTCCCCACTGCTCTCGCGCTCCCTGCTGCTCACACTGGAGTCGCTGACCGACGAGGACCTGAGCGGACTGCTCCGCCGGGCGCTCACCGCGGGGCGGGGCCTCGGCGGCGCCGTCACCCTCCCCGAGGACTCCGAGGCGCATCTGCTGCGGATCGCGGGCGGCGACGCCCGGCGGGCGCTGACCGCCCTGGAGGCGGCCGCGGGAGCCGCGATGGACAAGAGCGAGAAGGAGATCAGCCTCCAGACCCTGGAGGAGACCGTCGACCGCGCGGCGGTGAAGTACGACCGCGACGGCGATCAGCACTACGACGTGGCGAGCGCCCTGATCAAGTCCATCCGCGGCTCCGACGTGGACGCCGCGCTGCACTATCTGGCCCGCATGATCGAGGCGGGGGAGGACCCGCGGTTCATCGCGCGCCGGCTGATGATCTCGGCGAGCGAGGACATCGGCCTCGCCGACCCGACGGCGCTGCCCACCGCGGTCGCGGCCGCCCAGGCCGTGGCCATGATCGGCTTCCCCGAGGCCGCGCTCACCCTCAGCCACGCCACCATCGCGCTAGCGCTCGCCCCCAAGTCGAACGCCGCGACCACGGCGATAGGCGCGGCGCTCGCCGATGTGCGGGCCGGGCTGGCGGGCCCCGTCCCGCCGCATCTGCGAGACGGCCACTACAAGGGCGCGGCCAAGCTCGGTCACGCCCAGGGGTACGTCTATCCGCACGACGTGCCCGGTGCGATCGCCGTCCAGCAGTACGCCCCGGACGCGGTGCACGGCAAGCACTACTACGAGCCCACGCGCTATGGCGCCGAGGCGCGGTACGCCGATGTGGTCGAGAAGGTCCGTGAGAGGCTGCGCGGGGATTGA
- the rpsD gene encoding 30S ribosomal protein S4 gives MPNQSRPKVKKSRALGIALTPKAVKYFEARPYPPGEHGRGRKQNSDYKVRLLEKQRLRAQYDISERQMARAYDRAKKAEGKTGEALVVELERRLDALVLRSGIARTIYQARQMVVHGHIEVNGGKVDKPSFRVRPDDVVMVRERSREKALFQVAREGGFAADGETPRYLQVNLKALAFRLDRDPNRKEVPVICDEQLVVEYYAR, from the coding sequence GTGCCTAACCAGTCGCGTCCCAAGGTCAAGAAGTCTCGTGCGCTCGGTATCGCACTGACGCCGAAGGCCGTCAAGTACTTCGAAGCCCGCCCCTACCCGCCGGGCGAGCACGGCCGTGGCCGCAAGCAGAACTCGGACTACAAGGTCCGTCTGCTCGAGAAGCAGCGCCTGCGCGCGCAGTACGACATCAGCGAGCGCCAGATGGCGCGCGCCTACGACCGCGCCAAGAAGGCCGAGGGCAAGACGGGCGAGGCGCTGGTCGTCGAGCTCGAGCGCCGTCTCGACGCCCTGGTCCTGCGTTCGGGCATCGCCCGCACCATCTACCAGGCCCGTCAGATGGTCGTCCACGGCCACATCGAGGTCAACGGCGGCAAGGTCGACAAGCCGTCCTTCCGCGTCCGTCCCGACGACGTCGTGATGGTCCGCGAGCGCTCCCGTGAGAAGGCCCTCTTCCAGGTCGCGCGTGAGGGTGGCTTCGCCGCCGACGGCGAGACCCCGCGCTACCTGCAGGTCAACCTGAAGGCCCTGGCGTTCCGCCTGGACCGTGACCCGAACCGCAAGGAAGTTCCGGTCATCTGCGACGAGCAGCTGGTCGTCGAGTACTACGCCCGCTGA
- a CDS encoding DUF948 domain-containing protein → MTGGEVAGILVAVFWAILVSFLAVVLVRLAQTLRATTKLVADVTEQAVPLLADASATVRSAQTQLDRVDAIATDVQEVTSNASALSTTVASTFGGPLVKVAAFGYGVRRAMSRKSEDAPAPSAPSRRTVVVGRTVPAPRRKKRKG, encoded by the coding sequence GTGACCGGTGGAGAGGTTGCCGGGATCCTGGTGGCCGTGTTCTGGGCGATCTTGGTCTCCTTCCTCGCCGTGGTGCTGGTGAGGCTGGCACAGACGCTCAGGGCGACCACCAAACTCGTGGCGGACGTGACCGAGCAGGCAGTGCCGCTGCTTGCCGACGCCTCCGCGACGGTGCGCTCCGCACAGACCCAGCTCGACCGGGTCGACGCCATCGCGACGGACGTCCAGGAGGTCACCTCCAACGCCTCCGCGCTCTCCACGACGGTCGCCTCGACCTTCGGCGGCCCACTGGTCAAGGTCGCCGCCTTCGGCTATGGCGTACGCCGGGCCATGAGCCGCAAGAGCGAGGACGCGCCCGCGCCGTCCGCACCGTCCCGTCGCACGGTGGTCGTCGGCCGCACGGTGCCGGCTCCCCGACGTAAGAAGCGGAAAGGCTGA
- a CDS encoding DUF6167 family protein yields MFRRTFWFTAGAAAGVWATTKVNRKLKQLTPESLAAQAANKAIDAGHKLKDFALDVRSGMVKREAELGEALGLQASADPELPAQRRPAAIDYPKHPDNKHPDNKHSYNSYNRNEDH; encoded by the coding sequence ATGTTCCGCCGCACGTTCTGGTTCACCGCGGGTGCCGCGGCCGGTGTCTGGGCCACCACCAAGGTCAACCGCAAGCTGAAGCAGCTGACCCCCGAGAGCCTCGCCGCGCAGGCCGCGAACAAGGCGATCGACGCGGGCCACAAGCTCAAGGACTTCGCACTCGACGTCAGGTCCGGCATGGTCAAGCGCGAGGCCGAACTGGGTGAAGCGCTCGGCCTGCAGGCATCCGCCGACCCCGAACTGCCCGCACAGCGACGCCCCGCCGCGATCGACTACCCCAAGCACCCCGACAACAAGCACCCCGACAACAAGCACTCCTACAACTCGTACAACCGGAATGAGGACCACTGA
- the alaS gene encoding alanine--tRNA ligase, with protein sequence MESAEIRRRWLSFFEERGHTVVPSASLIADDPTLLLVPAGMVPFKPYFLGEAKPPSPRATSVQKCVRTPDIEEVGKTTRHGTFFQMCGNFSFGDYFKEGAIKYAWELLTSSVADGGYGLDPERLWITVYKEDDEAEQIWRDVIGVPAERIQRLGMGPNFWSMGVPGPCGPCSEINYDRGPEFGEEGGPAVNDERYVEIWNLVFMQYERGAGEGKEDFPILGELPSKNIDTGLGLERLAMILQGVQNMYETDTLRVVMDKATELTGVRYGAEHGSDVSLRVVADHIRTSVMLIGDGVTPGNEGRGYVLRRIMRRAIRNMRLLGATEPVVAELADVVIKTMGEQYPELITDRKRIEAVALAEEAAFLKTLKAGTNILDTAITETKSGGGKVLAGDKAFLLHDTWGFPIDLTLEMAAEQGLSVDEDGFRRLMKQQREQAKADARAKKTGHADVSAYRLVADQSGTTEFTGYTHTEGESTIVGLLVDGMPSPAASEGDEVEVVLDRTPFYAEGGGQLADQGRIKLDTGAVINVRDVQQPVPGVSVHKGSVQVGEVTVGASAYAAIDIKRRRAIARAHSATHLTHQALRDALGPTAAQAGSENSPGRFRFDFGSPAAVPGTVLTDVEQKINEVLARELDVQAEIMSIDEAKKQGAIAEFGEKYGERVRVVTIGDFSKELCGGTHVHNTAQLGLVKLLGESSIGSGVRRIEALVGVDAYNFLAREHTVVAQLQELVKGRPEELPEKISGMLAKLKDAEKEIEKFRAEKVLAAAGGLASGAKDVRGVALVTGQVPDGTSADDLRRLVLDVRGRIPGDRPAVVALFTVANGRPLTVIATNEAARERGLKAGDLVRTAAKTLGGGGGGKPDVAQGGGQNPDAIGDAAAAVERLVAETA encoded by the coding sequence ATGGAGTCGGCTGAAATCCGCCGCCGCTGGCTGAGCTTCTTCGAGGAGCGCGGGCACACCGTCGTGCCTTCGGCGTCGCTCATCGCGGACGACCCGACTCTGCTGCTGGTCCCCGCGGGCATGGTGCCGTTCAAGCCGTACTTCCTCGGCGAGGCCAAGCCGCCGTCCCCGCGCGCCACCAGCGTGCAGAAGTGCGTGCGTACGCCGGACATCGAAGAGGTCGGCAAGACCACCCGGCACGGCACGTTCTTCCAGATGTGCGGCAACTTCTCCTTCGGGGACTACTTCAAGGAAGGCGCCATCAAGTACGCCTGGGAGCTGCTCACCAGCTCCGTGGCGGACGGTGGCTACGGCCTCGACCCCGAGCGCCTGTGGATCACGGTCTACAAGGAGGACGACGAGGCCGAGCAGATCTGGCGCGACGTGATCGGCGTGCCCGCCGAACGCATCCAGCGCCTGGGCATGGGCCCCAACTTCTGGTCGATGGGCGTCCCCGGACCCTGCGGACCCTGCTCCGAGATCAACTACGACCGTGGCCCGGAGTTCGGCGAAGAGGGCGGCCCTGCCGTCAACGACGAGCGCTACGTGGAGATCTGGAACCTGGTCTTCATGCAGTACGAGCGCGGCGCCGGCGAGGGCAAGGAGGACTTCCCGATCCTCGGCGAGCTGCCGTCCAAGAACATCGACACCGGCCTCGGCCTCGAGCGCCTCGCGATGATCCTGCAGGGCGTACAGAACATGTACGAGACCGACACCCTGCGCGTCGTCATGGACAAGGCCACCGAGCTGACCGGCGTGCGCTACGGCGCCGAGCACGGCTCGGACGTCTCCCTGCGCGTGGTCGCCGACCACATCCGTACGTCCGTGATGCTCATCGGCGACGGCGTCACCCCCGGCAACGAGGGCCGTGGCTACGTGCTGCGCCGCATCATGCGTCGCGCCATCCGCAATATGCGCCTTCTGGGCGCCACCGAGCCCGTCGTCGCCGAGCTGGCCGACGTGGTCATCAAGACCATGGGCGAGCAGTACCCGGAGCTGATCACCGACCGCAAGCGGATCGAGGCCGTGGCCCTCGCCGAGGAGGCCGCCTTCCTCAAGACGCTGAAGGCCGGTACCAACATCCTCGACACCGCCATCACCGAGACCAAGTCCGGCGGCGGCAAGGTACTCGCCGGCGACAAGGCCTTCCTGCTCCACGACACCTGGGGCTTCCCGATCGACCTCACCCTGGAGATGGCCGCCGAGCAGGGCCTCTCGGTGGACGAGGACGGCTTCCGCCGCCTGATGAAGCAGCAGCGGGAGCAGGCCAAGGCCGACGCCAGGGCCAAGAAGACCGGCCACGCCGACGTGTCCGCCTACCGGCTCGTCGCCGACCAGTCCGGCACCACCGAGTTCACCGGCTACACCCACACCGAGGGCGAGTCGACCATCGTCGGCCTGCTGGTCGACGGCATGCCGTCGCCGGCCGCCTCCGAGGGCGACGAGGTCGAGGTCGTCCTCGACCGCACCCCCTTCTACGCCGAGGGCGGCGGCCAGCTCGCCGACCAGGGCCGCATCAAGCTCGACACGGGCGCCGTCATCAACGTCCGCGATGTGCAGCAGCCCGTCCCGGGCGTCTCCGTCCACAAGGGCTCGGTACAGGTCGGCGAGGTGACAGTCGGCGCTTCCGCCTACGCCGCCATCGACATCAAGCGCCGCCGCGCCATCGCCCGCGCCCACAGCGCCACACACCTCACCCACCAGGCGCTGCGCGACGCTCTCGGCCCGACGGCCGCCCAGGCCGGCTCGGAGAACTCTCCCGGCCGCTTCCGCTTCGACTTCGGCTCGCCCGCCGCCGTACCCGGCACGGTCCTCACCGACGTCGAGCAGAAGATCAACGAAGTCCTCGCCCGGGAGCTCGACGTCCAGGCCGAGATCATGAGCATCGACGAGGCCAAGAAGCAGGGCGCCATCGCCGAGTTCGGCGAGAAGTACGGCGAGCGCGTGCGTGTCGTCACCATCGGCGACTTCTCCAAGGAGCTGTGCGGCGGCACGCACGTGCACAACACCGCCCAGCTGGGCCTGGTGAAGCTGCTCGGCGAATCCTCGATCGGCTCCGGTGTGCGCCGTATCGAAGCCCTCGTCGGCGTCGACGCCTACAACTTCCTCGCCAGGGAGCACACGGTCGTCGCCCAGCTCCAGGAGCTGGTCAAGGGCCGTCCCGAGGAGCTCCCCGAGAAGATCTCCGGCATGCTCGCCAAGCTGAAGGACGCCGAGAAGGAGATCGAGAAGTTCCGCGCGGAGAAGGTGCTCGCCGCCGCCGGCGGTCTCGCCTCGGGCGCCAAGGACGTACGGGGCGTGGCCCTGGTCACCGGCCAGGTGCCGGACGGCACCTCCGCCGACGACCTGCGCAGGCTGGTCCTCGACGTCCGCGGCCGCATCCCTGGCGACCGTCCGGCCGTCGTGGCTCTGTTCACCGTGGCGAATGGCCGCCCGCTGACCGTCATCGCCACCAACGAGGCCGCCCGCGAGCGCGGTCTCAAGGCCGGCGACCTGGTCCGTACCGCTGCCAAGACCCTCGGCGGCGGCGGTGGCGGCAAGCCGGACGTCGCCCAGGGCGGCGGCCAGAACCCGGACGCCATCGGCGACGCTGCCGCCGCCGTCGAGCGTCTCGTCGCTGAGACGGCCTGA
- the ruvX gene encoding Holliday junction resolvase RuvX, protein MRRGRRLALDVGDARIGVASCDPDGVLATPVETVPGRDVPAAHRRLKQLVEEYEPIEVVVGLPRSLSGGEGPAAVKIRGFAQEFARGIAPIPVRLVDERMTTVTASQGLRASGVKSKKGRSVIDQAAAVVILQNALESERASGAAPGEGVEVVV, encoded by the coding sequence GTGCGCCGCGGACGCCGCCTCGCGCTCGATGTCGGGGACGCCCGGATCGGGGTCGCCTCGTGCGACCCCGACGGGGTCCTCGCCACCCCGGTCGAGACCGTGCCGGGACGCGACGTCCCGGCCGCCCACCGGCGGCTGAAGCAGCTCGTCGAGGAGTACGAACCGATCGAAGTCGTCGTCGGCCTGCCCCGCTCGCTCAGCGGCGGGGAAGGCCCGGCCGCGGTCAAGATCCGCGGCTTCGCCCAGGAGTTCGCGCGCGGCATCGCCCCCATTCCGGTCCGGCTGGTCGACGAGAGGATGACCACAGTGACGGCCAGTCAGGGGCTGCGCGCTTCGGGCGTGAAGTCCAAAAAGGGCCGATCTGTCATTGATCAGGCTGCCGCTGTGGTGATCCTTCAGAACGCTCTGGAGTCCGAACGGGCGTCAGGTGCTGCTCCGGGCGAGGGCGTCGAAGTGGTTGTCTGA